In the Hordeum vulgare subsp. vulgare chromosome 7H, MorexV3_pseudomolecules_assembly, whole genome shotgun sequence genome, one interval contains:
- the LOC123413161 gene encoding uncharacterized protein LOC123413161 translates to MASGGAPASTSGDGAGTKTVSASLWWDPFVALCDDLDRAAASPSAAVSDALAERIKGHHAWLRGAVSMFGKPNGASRAALDAGQVVVGEHRLAVKPDLKEAALRASKSLDLDEVQSYILVKRSSESAPTTRDADPQELLRRVSLQYYLERQCLLKCIRRIFVHATCTDDDSDSADAIKQEASLLGSDEMERRLLSIIKDSLAAAFSVKSAADLTVSWLEESLIEINLILDILFLAICDNFSRCNGGLWIALCSLFRDMLSGSYDVGKFSVSAEAKRSFHHAKAQLLLILIETLDLENLLRMVHDEVSFSGGYSQYSVADILEMDIEVSRLPDFEVESGPLLLAWAVFHCLLLSLPGNNANLEIDHASYAQRAFELAPFNYLFGVLCSSIFRESDGPVSGFRAVLRSFISAFIASYEISYQTEDGSLGVILNIICEVYDGEESLCMQFWDKDSCVDGPVRSVLQMVEKEYPFQITDLLRFLSAVCSGTWPAQCVYNYLERMNGLTTLYATPGSVPDSVNYCDQIEIHHPISIPGMEGITLPRGTRGYILKILEDNAALVRWEFPHSGVFILLLTLAQDLYSCNYVEACDIMDLLYQMVSSNQGLCSALLHADKSLAVQKSKSLGQFREYIRIDIVKILCSSIFKYEQDGNNASIMSRTFSVLTEFLKCVPYRVFDVALECGIFSSKLNDPSSDWLLSGALARMLFAASEENGDCSSLTTSLLDFAIQVLRKGAAADDTISPFIVFSVQYIMVNHMNWKHKKYSRWKTTLKVFELVKSCIQVKPFFSKLGGIIWQMLLYDSSIHSVLWHNVCTSMQLLESRVSFSNGVEDIEDIQLVLCCGLDIIFFMLSNLPEDLMPVAPFVTLVLSSSLKPLPFITATISSMSFQNSALQVSAARALSVLCFTAHRVQPQLMENGSFLVDGSEIWRLQASISQILDKEDDTNDCLIVAIFSLLTSVTRYQPALFVSLTEENAMIQADHSNSANSQTNGSSTLNSPRSNSRLVEQMLGYIENSTEFMNSSPSLLLSVLDLLEALWEGGVQFICILDKLRSSRTFWESLSRCIRATFDHCPVDSVDTVDEKFSSRYNCQAKIFKIMSHELFLKGRLLVEAKTSNPVADGAKGQKEPFASCPSNVVCKWFDSALLEDFINHLSSNGYQKELFHRAKVASCVCVIRLITKLSTGDTASLSFSAVKKIQLISSKLLQHRAFIALLSQYSLHGYSGEQELTSLVINDLYYHIHGELEGRQITPGPFQELLCFLLEFKFFECNATEQPHSAFPAVSDNVLFDVEHTRDDLGVKLWNHPDWKPCKEVAEKMLDIMHKANLMKRHADAKLCTLRSFITFLSVYTGTSSSNELTLPDGGISATAMESAIRCACKYLQSTVDSLFPEVGTNEVLFPLLSGQVDLLLTLTRFLFHQAKQTKSYVHLYPVIVLLMRTSGASTSFLVDLVPSSPALRKPVKSLLVLILSLFEFIYGKDDMKDGSGDANLFGESSIISTRLLPVLCKLAENREYSDLAVGSMDLLLKGFITPNVWLPILQKHLRLQAILHKCQNGAILSTQVILNFLLTLGRTKDGAKMLQSGNIFAFLKVLLSNLSLDDSCFRNSLSSQAKDVHMWSLALAIVASLNHCMDDDVSRSSVANGTVSFLSGQVPLMSSYLSAQTVNTHQNKKRAVLQQSQTSLSALSLTENILSLLCVLAKYHFPRDTGMVQVDSELREIIIHLLAFISRGSARTGDLPNWNPSFCCPPIAKEEVVLHEDPPLIRSKHGWFRFAASSTHSTAAISAPSSAALSLVIRDKSNGDSGSVKQTRFTEMVAVQIYRIAFLIMKFLCSQAKEAVKRAGELEFVDLAHFPELPMPDILHGLQDQVVSIVTEVLAANGSSTLGGETDRVCRLLLVTLETSLYMELCVSQSCGIRPVLGRFEDFSKGIKAMLHALEKHSSLQPLVRSLAQITTLLYPGLAQTNFLTM, encoded by the exons ATGGCGAGCGGCGGCGcccccgcctcgacctctggcgACGGCGCCGGCACCAAGACGGTGTCCGCCTCGCTGTGGTGGGACCCCTTCGTCGCCCTCTGCGATGACCtcgaccgcgccgccgcctccccctccgccgCCGTCTCCGACGCCCTC GCGGAGCGGATCAAGGGCCACCACGCGTGGCTCCGCGGGGCGGTCTCGATGTTCGGGAAGCCCAACGGCGCCTCGAGGGCTGCGCTGGACGCCGGCCAGGTCGTCGTCGGGGAGCACCGCCTGGCTGTCAAGCCCGACCTCAAGGAGGCCGCGCTCCGCGCGAGCAAGTCCCTCGACCTGGACGAGGTGCAGTCGTACATCCTGGTGAAACGGTCTTCAGAGAGCGCCCCGACGACCCGTGATGCCGACCCTCAGGAGCTCCTTCGCCGGGTGTCTCTGCAATACTACCTTGAGCGTCAGTGCCTGCTCAAGTGCATTCGGAGGATCTTTGTTCATGCCACATGTACCGATGATGATTCTGATTCAGCCGACGCCATAAAACAAGAGGCCTCGCTGTTAGGCAGTGACGAGATGGAACGGAGATTGCTGTCCATCATCAAGGACTCGCTTGCGGCTGCATTTTCGGTTAAGTCAGCAGCTGATTTGACGGTTTCTTGGCTGGAAGAAAGCTTGATTGAAATTAACCTGATTCTGGACATTCTGTTTCTTGCTATCTGTGATAACTTCTCAAGGTGCAACGGTGGGCTGTGGATAGCTCTGTGCTCGCTATTTAGGGATATGCTCTCTGGCTCTTATGATGTTGGAAAATTTTCTGTGTCTGCTGAAGCAAAGAGATCATTTCATCATGCTAAAGCTCAGCTACTCCTTATTCTCATTGAGACTTTGGACCTTGAAAATCTCCTCCGAATGGTTCACGACGAAGTCTCTTTCAGTGGAGGGTATTCCCAGTATTCTGTTGCTGACATTCTTGAGATGGATATTGAAGTATCAAGATTGCCTGATTTTGAAGTGGAATCGGGGCCACTACTTCTTGCTTGGGCAGTATTTCACTGCCTGCTCCTGTCTCTTCCAGGAAATAATGCCAACTTGGAAATTGATCATGCATCTTATGCCCAGCGGGCTTTTGAGCTTGCACCCTTTAATTATTTATTTGGAGTTCTTTGCTCAAGCATCTTCAGGGAGTCAGATGGTCCTGTTTCTGGTTTTCGTGCTGTACTGAGATCTTTCATTTCAGCTTTCATTGCTTCGTATGAGATATCTTATCAGACAGAAGACGGTTCTCTTGGTGTGATACTGAATATTATATGTGAAGTTTATGATGGAGAGGAATCACTATGTATGCAATTCTGGGACAAAGATAGTTGCGTTGATGGTCCTGTCAGATCTGTTCTTCAAATGGTGGAGAAAGAGTATCCTTTCCAAATAACAGATCTGCTTCGCTTCTTATCAGCTGTTTGTTCTGGGACATGGCCTGCTCAATGTGTATATAATTACCTGGAGAGGATGAATGGGCTAACAACGCTGTATGCAACCCCTGGTAGTGTCCCTGATAGTGTGAACTACTGTGATCAAATTGAAATTCATCATCCAATCAGCATTCCTGGTATGGAAGGCATTACATTACCCCGTGGAACACGTGGTTACATTTTGAAAATTCTTGAAGACAATGCTGCATTAGTCCGTTGGGAATTCCCACATTCAGGCGTCTTTATTTTGCTCCTCACTTTGGCACAAGATCTATATTCATGCAATTATGTGGAAGCCTGtgatataatggacttactgtatCAGATGGTATCATCAAATCAGGGTCTGTGCTCTGCTTTGCTGCATGCTGACAAGTCACTGGCTGTTCAAAAATCGAAGAGTTTGGGCCAATTCAGAGAATATATCAGGATTGATATTGTTAAAATTCTTTGCTCATCAATTTTCAAATATGAGCAAGATGGTAATAATGCCAGCATAATGTCGAGAACCTTCAGCGTGTTAACAGAATTTCTGAAGTGTGTTCCATACCGTGTGTTTGACGTGGCGTTAGAGTGCGGCATCTTCAGCTCAAAATTAAATGACCCCTCAAGTGATTGGCTACTCTCTGGTGCACTAGCTCGAATGCTTTTTGCCGCCTCTGAGGAAAATGGAGACTGTTCATCGCTTACCACTTCATTGCTTGATTTTGCCATTCAGGTTTTGCGGAAAGGAGCTGCAGCTGATGACACGATATCGCCGTTCATTGTTTTTTCAGTTCAATACATCATGGTCAATCATATGAACTGGAAACACAAGAAGTATAGCCGCTGGAAGACAACCCTGAAGGTGTTTGAATTGGTGAAGAGCTGTATTCAAGTCAAACCATtcttctcaaagcttggtggcatcaTTTGGCAAATGCTACTATATGATTCTTCTATCCACAGTGTTCTTTGGCATAATGTGTGCACGTCCATGCAATTATTGGAATCGCGTGTCAGCTTTAGTAATGGtgttgaagatattgaagatataCAACTTGTTCTTTGTTGTGGACTTGATATTATATTTTTCATGCTGTCCAATTTACCAGAGGACTTGATGCCAGTTGCACCTTTTGTTACTTTGGTTTTGTCATCTTCATTGAAGCCCTTACCTTTCATCACAGCTACAATATCGTCTATGTCCTTTCAGAATTCTGCTTTACAAGTTAGTGCAGCTAGAGCATTATCAGTATTGTGCTTCACTGCCCACAGAGTCCAACCTCAACTCATGGAAAATGGTAGCTTTCTTGTCGATGGTTCAGAGATTTGGAGATTGCAAGCAAGTATTTCCCAAATTCTTGACAAGGAAGATGATACTAATGATTGTTTGATTGTGGCTATATTCAGCCTTCTGACTTCTGTTACTCGCTATCAGCCTGCCCTTTTTGTTTCACTGACAGAGGAGAATGCAATGATACAAGCTGATCATAGTAATTCTGCAAATTCTCAGACCAATGGTTCTTCTACCCTCAACAGTCCAAGAAGTAATTCGAGACTTGTTGAGCAAATGTTGGGATACATTGAAAATTCGACCGAGTTTATGAATAGTTCTCCTTCTCTGTTACTTAGCGTCCTTGACCTACTCGAGGCATTATGGGAAGGTGGTGTCCAATTCATATGCATATTAGATAAGCTGAGAAGTTCTAGAACGTTCTGGGAGAGCTTGTCACGTTGTATTCGTGCCACCTTTGATCATTGCCCTGTTGACAGTGTTGACACTGTCGATGAGAAGTTTTCTTCGAGGTATAATTGCCAGGCTAAAATCTTCAAGATCATGTCACATGAGTTGTTCTTGAAAGGGAGATTACTTGTGGAAGCAAAAACTTCTAATCCTGTAGCAGATGGTGCAAAGGGGCAAAAAGAACCTTTTGCATCTTGTCCAAGCAACGTAGTGTGCAAATGGTTTGATAGTGCTCTCTTGGAAGATTTTATCAATCATTTGTCAAGCAACGGATACCAGAAGGAGCTTTTTCATCGTGCCAAGGTAGCTTCATGCGTTTGCGTCATCCGTCTAATAACGAAGTTGTCCACTGGTGATACTGCCAGCTTGTCTTTCTCAGCAGTGAAGAAGATTCAGCTAATCTCTAGCAAACTGTTACAACACCGTGCGTTCATAGCTCTGCTGTCACAGTATTCCCTGCATGGCTACAGTGGTGAGCAAGAACTTACCAGTTTGGTAATCAATGATCTTTACTATCATATACATGGCGAACTTGAAGGTCGTCAGATTACTCCTGGTCCCTTTCAGGAGCTCTTGTGTTTCCTTCTGGAGTTTAAGTTTTTTGAATGCAATGCTACAGAGCAACCACATAGTGCCTTCCCAGCAGTCAGTGACAATGTTTTGTTTGATGTTGAGCACACTCGTGATGATCTTGGAGTTAAACTTTGGAATCATCCAGATTGGAAACCCTGCAAAGAAGTGGCTGAAAAAATGTTGGATATTATGCATAAAGCAAATCTGATGAAGCGTCACGCTGATGCAAAGCTTTGTACATTAAGGTCCTTCATAACATTTCTATCTGTCTACACTGGAACAAGTTCCAGTAATGAACTCACCTTACCTGATGGAGGGATTTCCGCAACAGCCATGGAATCAGCAATTAGATGTGCATGCAAATATTTGCAGTCAACTGTTGATTCTCTATTTCCTGAAGTTGGTACGAATGAGGTTTTGTTTCCCCTATTGTCTGGGCAAGTGGACTTACTGCTTACTCTTACCAGGTTCTTATTTCACCAAGCTAAGCAAACCAAGAGCTATGTTCATCTCTATCCAGTTATTGTACTTCTTATGAGAACTTCAGGTGCCAGCACATCATTTTTAGTTGATCTCGTGCCATCAAGTCCTGCTCTTAGGAAACCAGTGAAGTCCCTCCTTGTTCTGATCCTGTCTCTATTTGAATTCATTTATGGCAAGGATGACATGAAAGATGGATCAGGTGATGCTAATCTGTTTGGTGAATCATCCATTATAAGTACGAGGTTGTTACCTGTACTCTGCAAATTGGCTGAGAATAGGGAATATTCTGATCTTGCTGTTGGGTCAATGGACTTACTATTGAAGGGCTTTATAACCCCCAATGTATGGTTGCCAATTCTACAAAAGCATTTGCGTCTCCAGGCTATACTGCATAAATGTCAGAATGGTGCAATATTATCTACTCAAGTAATTTTGAATTTCCTCTTGACCTTGGGGCGGACAAAGGATGGTGCTAAAATGCTTCAGTCTGGAAATATTTTTGCTTTCTTGAAGGTACTTCTAAGTAATTTATCTCTGGATGACTCCTGTTTCAGAAATTCGTTGAGCAGCCAAGCGAAGGATGTGCATATGTGGAGTTTGGCTCTTGCTATAGTCGCCTCTCTCAACCATTGTATGGATGATGATGTTTCTCGTAGCAGTGTTGCGAACGGTACTGTCAGCTTCCTTTCAGGACAAGTTCCGCTAATGTCCTCTTATCTATCTGCACAAACTGTTAATACACATCAGAACAAGAAAAGGGCGGTGTTGCAACAGTCGCAGACATCACTTTCAGCTCTGAGTTTAACTGAGAATATCCTCTCACTTCTGTGTGTTTTAGCAAAATATCATTTTCCACGGGACACTGGTATGGTGCAAGTAGATTCAGAATTACGAGAGATTATAATCCACCTGCTTGCTTTTATTAGCAGAGGAAGTGCAAGGACTGGCGATTTGCCAAACTGGAACCCATCATTTTGTTGTCCTCCTATTGCTAAGGAAGAAGTGGTGCTTCATGAAGACCCACCACTCATCAGGAGCAAACATGGATGGTTCAGATTTGCTGCAAGCAGTACTCATTCAACTGCAGCTATTTCTGCTCCTTCCAGTGCAGCATTATCCCTAGTGATCAGAGACAAAAGTAATGGAGATTCTGGTTCTGTGAAGCAGACTCGTTTTACCGAGATGGTAGCTGTGCAGATTTACAGAATAGCTTtccttattatgaaattcctgtgCAGTCAAGCCAAAGAAGCAGTAAAAAGGGCAGGAGAACTAGAATTTGTTGATCTTGCACATTTTCCTGAACTTCCCATGCCAGATATTCTTCATGGTCTGCAG GATCAAGTGGTTTCTATTGTGACTGAAGTGCTGGCCGCAAATGGATCGAGCACCCTTGGCGGTGAGACCGATAGGGTATGCCGTCTTCTGTTGGTGACCCTTGAGACATCGCTCTACATGGAACTGTGCGTGTCCCAGTCATGCGGCATCAGGCCAGTGCTGGGCCGATTCGAAGATTTCTCCAAGGGAATCAAGGCGATGCTTCACG CTTTGGAGAAACATTCCAGCTTACAACCGTTGGTTAGGTCACTTGCTCAGATTACGACACTCCTGTATCCTGGGCTTGCTCAGACGAACTTCCTGACCATGTAA